The stretch of DNA CCACCTCGCGAACGTCCGCGAGGGCAGCGTCGAGGCGGTCCGGGTCCCGGCCGTTGATCGCGACGTTCGCGCCTTCGGCGGCGAGAGCCGCCGCGGACGCCTTCCCGAGACCACTGCTGGAGGCCGACACCAGTGCCGCGTCGCCGTCGAGTCCGAGATCCATGCCCCGACCTGTCGCGTCGCTCCTCAAAGAGTCACCGGAGCCGGAAATCCGCTCGCGCTCGCCGCCGGTCGTGATCGACTCCCAAACGGTAAAGTCGGTTCGACCCGGCAGGGTGGACATGAACGGGCACACCGTCTCCGGGGCGGCCCGAGCCGTCAGCCCCGTCGGCGCTCGGTGGGACACATGAGCCTCATCGCCGTCGCCGAACTGTCGCACCCTGACCTCGCCCTGACGCCGACTATCCAGTCGACCGACGCCGACGTACAGGTGGTCTCTCACACTGCGACCGATCCGGAGACTGGGATGTTCTTCTTTCTCGTCGAAACCGACTCGTTCCCGGCGTTCGAGGCTACCCTCGAACGCGACCACACCGTCGCGGAGTCGCTCCTCGTCGCCGAGGCGTCGACGACGCGCATCTACCGGCTCCGACACACGGAGGGAACGAAACTCATCTCCCCGACGACGACGGAGGTCGGCGGGCTCATGCTCGAAGCCGAGAGCACGAATCGGGGCTGGTCCGTACGGATGCAGCTCCCCGACCGCGAGACGCTCGGTACGCTCTGGGAGCACTGCGACCGCGAGGACATCGAGTTCGAACTCGGGCACATCTACTCGCTCGATCAGTTCTCCGTCGACGACCGCATCGGGCTCACCGACGCCCAGCGCGACGCCCTCGTCACCGCCTACGAGGCCGGTTACTTCGAGGAACCCCGCGGTACCTCGCTCCAAGCGCTCGCCGAGGACCTCGGCATCTCGCCGACTGCCGTCGGTGGCCGCATCCGTCGGGGCACGTCCCGGCTCATCGAGCGGACGCTGATCGACGATGCATAAACGTCACAGATGAGACACCCGTGGAGTCAATCCGATTCCTCCCAATCGGCAGTCATGTGTGCTGCTACCACGACTCGGGGTGAGACGCACCACGTCCACCACGACGGCGACGGTCGGCTGAGCGAGACGCTTCGCGCCGCCGTCGCCGACCTCACCGACACCGCACCGGCCGACCTCCCGCCGCTCGACGCGCGCATCAACGTTTCCGCCCTCGACGACCTCTGGAACGTCGAGGCGTCCGACCGACCCACCGCTGGCTGTCTCACGTTCACGTACGGCGGGTACGTCGTCGTCGTCCGCAGCACCGGCGCCGTACTGCTTCGCGAGGCGACGGCGGAGACGTGATCGAACCGTCCCGTATGTGTCCGTGCGACCCCGTGTCGACACGTCGAACGGCTACGGGGACGCCGGAGTAGGTCGATCCGGAAACACGGATCGAAGGCGGACCCACATCACTGACCGAATCGAGCGACCGTCGCTCGATTCGACGGGGCGTCTAGTTGTCCAGCCGTTCGCGTCGCCACGCCTCGGTGTCGGCCGTCTGGTTGAACGTGTAGACGTGGATTCCACGGATGCCGTACTCGGGGTCGTCGACGTACGGCGCGAGGCCGTCGACGAGGGCGTCGGGGGTGTATTTGCCGCGCGAGCCGACGAGCTGGCGCACGAACCCGACGATGCCGCTGGTCTTCCGCAGGAAACGGATCGAGTCGCCGACGCCGACCTTCTGTGAGATCGAGAGCAGGCGCTGGTATTTCATCACGCCCGGAATCCCCACCTCGACGGGGAGGTCGATCCCGCGGTCACGGATCGCCTCGACCCAGTCGACGACCGCCTCGGGGTCGTAACAGAGCTGGGTGGTGACGTACGTCGCGTACGGGGCCTTCCGGTCCATCGCCTCGGCGAGCGTCCGGTCGTCGAGAAAGTCGTGGCCCTCGGGATAGCCGGTGATGCCCACCTCGTCGAACTCGTGGCCCAGGTCGTCGAGGGCGACGAGGAGTTCGTACGCGGACTCGAACTCGCCGACGGGGTCCTCTCGGTCGCCCCCGGGCACGAAGATGTCGGTGACGCCCGCCTCGGTGAGCCGGGTCGCGATCTCGTCGAGGTGCTCCTTGTCGCGGACGTATCGCGCCGCGACGTGCGGGATCGGCGTGTAGCCGCGGGCGGCCGACTTCTCGCTCCACTCGACGGTGGCGTCGAGCCCGAGCTG from Haloplanus salinus encodes:
- a CDS encoding helix-turn-helix domain-containing protein; the encoded protein is MSLIAVAELSHPDLALTPTIQSTDADVQVVSHTATDPETGMFFFLVETDSFPAFEATLERDHTVAESLLVAEASTTRIYRLRHTEGTKLISPTTTEVGGLMLEAESTNRGWSVRMQLPDRETLGTLWEHCDREDIEFELGHIYSLDQFSVDDRIGLTDAQRDALVTAYEAGYFEEPRGTSLQALAEDLGISPTAVGGRIRRGTSRLIERTLIDDA
- a CDS encoding HalOD1 output domain-containing protein; the protein is MCAATTTRGETHHVHHDGDGRLSETLRAAVADLTDTAPADLPPLDARINVSALDDLWNVEASDRPTAGCLTFTYGGYVVVVRSTGAVLLREATAET
- a CDS encoding methylenetetrahydrofolate reductase; translated protein: MSLTKSKPTGASSLLAKPRFELMPFDSFEGQMEQLPEGAEIAITASPQLGLDATVEWSEKSAARGYTPIPHVAARYVRDKEHLDEIATRLTEAGVTDIFVPGGDREDPVGEFESAYELLVALDDLGHEFDEVGITGYPEGHDFLDDRTLAEAMDRKAPYATYVTTQLCYDPEAVVDWVEAIRDRGIDLPVEVGIPGVMKYQRLLSISQKVGVGDSIRFLRKTSGIVGFVRQLVGSRGKYTPDALVDGLAPYVDDPEYGIRGIHVYTFNQTADTEAWRRERLDN